The following DNA comes from Flammeovirgaceae bacterium.
AATGAATATTTCAACATCGAATTAAAGATAAAAAATGCCGCGTATCCTGCGGCATTTTTTTCGGAAAGGGCCTCCTTGGCTACTTCACATTGGCCAGGGGTTTCGGCACAATGATTATTTCGGTTTGCCTCCCGTCAATGTAATTCACTCCCCTTTCATGGAAATAGGCGTCCTCCTCAAGGGCAATCCTCACATCTTTCTTCCACTCTGGCACATTCACCATACAGTTCAATTCAATGGAGTAGGCGGTGTTAAGGTGAAGGGGGTAATCCCCATCGTCAGGCACGCCTCCTTGTGCGTCCCACATGCCAAGGGTGGTGCCGGCAGCATGCCCATGATAGCCAATGGGATGGGTGTAGATGGATGGGACGATGCCCTCTGCTATGGCTTGTGCGCGGGATTCCGCCAATACCTGGTTGCCTGTTTTCCCTACTTTGAAATTGTTGGTAAAAATATCCTGTAACCGGTTACCTTTCTTAAACGCGGCCTTCAGGTATTCCGGTGCGTCCGTCTCGCCCGGCTTTAGTATATAGGCATGCTCCTGGGTGTCGGTGTTCAACCTCAGGTAGGTGATGCCAAAATCCACATGCAGGAAATCCCCGGGGCGAATAACGTTTTCAGTAAGGGTGCCCGGGCGCTGGATGTCCACACTGGGATGGAACCAGGTGTCGAGTTTCAATTCCTTTATCTTTTCCCTATACCACCACACCAAATCATCGGTGGTGGTGGCCCCGGGCTGTATCACCTGATCAGAGAAACCCTCGGCTATGATCTGGTGGGCAATACGGCAAATCTGGGGATATATTTCCATTTCCTTTTTCGAGCGGGTCTCCAACCAGGCCACCGCCAATTTCTCGGCCGACACCACATTGCCCTGAAGCTTCTTTGGAAGCACTTTCATTAAGTTGTCATAATCATTGGACGTAAGCCCATCGGCATGGCCCCAAATAGCGGCCTTGTTCACCCCAATCTTTTTGGGGTTCCTTTCTTCAATGATTTTGCCAAGCCTGGCCCATTGGTCCGGTTGGCTTTCGGGGTCCCAGGCCCGCTTAAACATTTTGCCCACATCATAGCGGGCCACGGCCAAGTATTCCACCTCGTTTCCTTTGTCAAACATGACCAGCATGGTGGTCCTGCGCGCGGCCATCCAGGTGGCCGGCAGCAATGTCTTGATCACCGGGTCTTCATTGTATTCCCGCGACATAACGATCCACATATCGAAGCCTTCCCTTTTCATCAAAGCAGGCAATAAATTTTGGAGGCGGTCGTCCAGCAGTTCATCTATGACCTTGGCCTGCTCGCGCTGGGTCAACACAGTGGGGTATTGCGCCATTGAGCCTATTGCCATAAAGAGGCAACAAATGGCAATTAAAGGGACCTTGTTCATGTTAGGCATACGTTGTAGTTTACAATTTGATTTAATTTTCCTTTTTCCATTTTGCCCAAAATATAAACCATATCATGGGCAATGTGCAAATGGAATGCTACAAGGGGAGGATGGACGGTTTCCGCCCTATCGTTTGAGCCCCAATACGCACCTTTGGTTTTTCAAAATTTCCGTGGCATTGTCCACTTCTATCCTGGATTTCACATCGTTCAGCTTTTCTTTGATGGATCCCTCTATTTCCCGCATTTGCATGGCCTCAATAAACCGCTTCACTTCTTCCTTGTCCTCCAGCAACAAGGGCGGCACGGGCGTGGGCTTGTCGCTTTCATCTTTGGCCACCATGGTAAAGTATGAGGTATTGGTATGTTTTACCACGCCCAGTTTAACATTTTCCGCAATTACCCTTATGCCCACCACCATGGAGGTGCGCCCTACAAAGTTTACCGATGCCAGCAAAGAGACCAAATCCCCTACCTCCACCGGTTGCAGGAATTCAACCCCCACCACCGACACCGTGACACAATAATTGCCCGAATGCTTGGAGGCGCAGGCAAAGGCAACCTTGTCCATGAGGGAAAGCAATATGCCGCCATGTATCTTTCCTCCAAAATTGGCATAGGAGGGGATCATCAACTCCGTAATGGTGGTTTGGGAGTGCTTGACGGGCTTGGGTTGGTCTTTGTCCATGGCCTGGTTTTGGCCGTACAAATTATATAAAAACCTGAAACATTAAAAACGCAAGGTCAGCCCTTTGCGGGAAGTGTTTGCAACAGCCGCCTGAACCTGATGAACATGGCGAGCGCGGTTAAGGTAAGCCCGATAAGCAACCCATACCAAATCCCCACGCTTCCATACCCGGCCTTGAACCCCAGGGCATAACCCAGTGGCAGCCCGATGACCCAATAGGCAATGAAAATAAAGGCCGAAGGCACCTTCACATCCTGCAAGCCCCTCAACGCTCCGGTACACACCACCTGTGCGCCATCGGAGAGCTGAAAAAACCCGGCTATAACGATTAATGGGGAAGCCAGGGCAATCACTTCGGCATTATCAATATATATGGTAGGCAAAAAATTCCTGCCCAGGATAAAAAGCACTGCCCAACACGACATAAACACCAGTGCGATAAGGATAAGGGTGTACGCCACGTCTTTGAGCTTGCCAAAGTTGCGTTTTCCCAACTCATGGCTTACCCGTATGGTGGCAGCTGACGCCAGCCCCGAAGTGGTCATATAACTAATGGTGGCCAGGTTGATTGCAATCTGGTGGGCGGCCAGGCTGTTAGTGCCCAGCCATCCCATCATAATGGCGGAGAAGTCAAAAGCTGCCACCTCAAATATAAATTGCATACCGGCCGGAATGCCGATGTTCAACAAGCGTTTGAAAAGCCGGGAGGAATAATTTCCCGGAACGATGCCCACACGGTAAAGTTTAAACCCTTTGGCAAAGTAGATATATGCCCCTATGGCCACCATCATGGCGGTGCGTGAGGCCAGCGACCCCCACCCGGCACCATTTAGCCCCAGGGCAGGGAGGCCAGCGCGCCCATAGATCAATAAATAGTTTAGCAGCACGTTGAGCACCACACTGCCCAGCATAATGATCATGGCTATACGGGTGTTGGAAAGGCCCTCTGCAAATTGCCGGAAGGATTGAAAAACCAACAAGGGCAGCAGCGAGAAAGCAAGTATGGACAAGTAAGGAATGGCCAGTTGCACCACTTCTTCAGGCTGGTCGATGTAATACAGCAAAGGCCTGCACAGCAAAACCAGTACTATCAAGACAACGCCATTCACCAATGCGATCATCAGGCCATGGCGCAACGTGTCGTTTATTTTATCGGTATCGTTGTCCCCGTGTGCGGTCGCCACCAGTGGCGTGATGGCGTATGAAACACCAATGCCAAACAACATTAATATATTGAAAATTACATTGGCAAGTGACGAGGCCGCCAGGGAGGTGGCGCCCACATGGCCCACCATAATGCTGTCGGTAACCCCCACCATGACATGGCTTAACTGGCTCAACATTACGGGGTAGGCCAGCCTCCAGCTCTGCCTTACATGGGGCCGGTATCTATCCAGGACGTTCAAAACCCTTTTAACCTGGCCAATTTCAATATTCCAATCACGCTGAGGCTATCGGTGATGCTTCCGTTGCACACCATCTTCAACGCTTCCTCAAATGGGATTTTCCACAATTGTAAATCCGCTTCCGTGTCTTCCAACTGTGGCTCGCCCATTTCAATGCCTTCCGCCAGGAACACAATCCCCTCCTCATCGGTCACGGAGTTGGAGAGGTGCACACGTGCAATTTCCGTCCAGGCCTTTGCGGTAAGCCCTGTTTCTTCCTTTAATTCCCTCTTGGCGGACTCAAGCGGGCCAGTGGACAATGGGCCTCCCCCTTCCGGGATTTCCCACGACCACACCCCAAGCGTATAGCGGTGCTGGCCCACCATCCAGGTGTGGTTGTTTTCGTCCAACGGAACAATCCCAATGGCCTTGTTTTTAAAGTGCACCTTTCCATATATCCCCCGGCTTCCTGCCGGGTTCACCACCTGGTGCTCTTCCAGCTTTATCCAAGGGTTTTCGTAAACCTCGCGCCTCTCCAGGGCCTGCCACCTTTTGATTTTTGATTTGTCCATTTCGAAATTCCCGCTACCACAAAACTATTCTTTTTATGAGAATAAGTATCTTGCACCGTGCTTAAGTCCTCCCATACAATTGATTTGGTCGAAGCCGGATGTGACGAAGTAGGCCGTGGCTGCCTGGCCGGGCCGGTGGTGGCAGCAGCAGTCATCCTGCCAAAAAACTATACGCATGGGTCCCTCAACGATTCCAAGCAACTAAACCGGGAAGAGCGGGAAGAATTGGCACGGGAAATCCAACAAGATGCCCTAAGCTGGGCGATTGCCGAGGTGGGCAACGAGGAGATTGATAAAACAAACATTTTAAAGGCTTCTTTTAAAGCCATGCACCTGGCGTTGGGCAAGCTATCCACAAAACCAGACTTGTTGCTTATTGATGGCAATCGTTTCCAGCCCTATGGTGAATTTAAGTTTGAATGCATTGTAAAGGGGGACGCGACCTATCTAAGCATTGCCGCGGCATCGGTATTGGCCAAGACCTATCGCGATGCGCTAATGACGAAACTTTCCGGGCAATATCCGGGTTACGGATGGGAGCACAATGTGGGTTATCCCACGGAAGAACACCGTGACGGGATCAGGAGCCTTGGCATTACGCCCTACCACAGGCGGTCGTTTCAATTGCTCCCCTCCCAGTTGGGCCTGTTTACTTAACCGTTTTGCAGCACCGGTACAGCACCTAAGGTGCCCTGTTTGCCCGGTCGTGATTTTGATTGTAGCACTATGTGTTTGATTTTTATTTCCATCCATGACCACCCGCAATACAAGCTGATCGTAGCGGCCAACCGCGATGAATTTTACGCACGCAAGACAGCCGCGCTTTCCGAATGGCACGATCACCCCGGCATTATTGGCGGAAGGGACCTGCAGGCACAAGGCACATGGATGGCCATGGCCCGCGAGGGGAAAATAGGAATGGTCACCAATTACCGCGACCTAAAAAACATTGACCCTCATGCGCCCACCCGTGGGCACCTGGTTACCGATTACCTCATCCATGGGCAAGGGGCAGAAGCCTACTTGAAAGAAGTCCACCTGAAAGCTTCCCGGTACAACGGCTTCAGCCTGGTGGTAGGGTCTGCCGATGAACTTTTTTTCTATTCAAACTACCAATCCAAAATTTTAAAATTGGGTCCCGGCCTTTACGGGTTGAGCAACCACCTGCTAGACACCCCCTGGCCCAAGGTAGAACGGGGCAAAAAGAAAATGTCGGTGGCATTGTCCACACCAAAGGTTGACCCTGCGGTGTTGTTTGAGGTGCTTCGGGACGAGGAGGTGGCCCCCGACAGCCAACTTCCAAACACGGGGCTGGACATCGGGCGGGAGCGGGCCCTGTCGGCCATGTTCATCAAATCGCCAAACTACGGCTCCCGCTGTTCCACCGTGGTGCTGGTGGACATTGAAAACAACGTGTCGTACACGGAAAGGGTATACGATACCAAAACATTTGACTATAAGGAAAATACCATTAAATGGAAAACGGCCCCATTACTCTATCACTAACCGGGTGAAGCGCCCATCACTGCTTTTGAGGGTATACACCCCGGAGGGAAGCCCCCTAGTGTCCAGTTCGTCATTATTGTCAATCACCAATACCCTTTGGCCCATGCTATTGAACAATGCAAAGGATCCTTTATGGTCAATGAGGGCGGTGGTGGAACGGGCCACTGGATTGGGGTAGACGAGTATTTGGTCAGGCGCGCCCAAATCCACTTTAACAATATTGGAAAAGGAGGTGGAACCATTAAAATCCGTCTGCTTCAACCGGTAATAGGATGCGCCATAATGTGGGTGGGTGTCCACATAGCCATAGGTTTGGCGCGTGGTGGTGGTGCCCGCCCCTTTTATCCTTGCCACTTCTTCAAACTCCACCCCAAAAAGTGACCGTTCTATGGTAAAATAATCGTTGTTGAGTTCGGACAAAGTGCCCCAACCCAATTCCACACTATTGCCAACAGGGGTGGCCACAAAGCCGACCAATTCAATGGGAAGCGGATTGACCGAAGTAGTAGAGGCCAACGTAAAGGGGCTAAAGGCGCTTACCACGCCAGAAGTAACTATGGTACCGGCCGCTGCATTGCCGGTGGTCCCTCCATTACCGTGGTTTGCCCAGGAAGAGCCATTCCACCTGGCCACCCTTAAGGTGGAAGGGTCCCCCACGTAGGGGCCGCTACAGTCAGCGGAATTCCAGCTTAAGGTAACACTTACATTGGAGCCCCCTATGGCCGGTGCCCGGTCCAAGGTCCAGAACTCACATGCACTTACACTATAAAAGGATGGGTCATAAGTAGATGGCCCGCCAAAAGCCTGGGGGGTAAAAAAATATTCGGCCGTGAAGGAATGGGACACATTGGAAGGTGCCGATATGGCAATCGGACGGAAAATTCCATTGTCGCCCGTTGGGAAAACAAATGCATCGTTGCCGGTCTTGATAACAGGGCCGTCAACGTGGCTTGCATTGGCCCCGCCCGCAGACGTGGCATTGTCGGCAAAACCAATTATGTTAATGGCATCGGAATGCAGCACCCCGGAGGTGAACGTGGCACTTGTGGTAACCAGGATGCTGGTGTTCAATGTTGTGGTATTGGAGGGCTTGTTCATTTCCAACCTTCTGAAGACCGGGGCGGCCGCCCCGCTTTTATTGATGGCCTGCGGGCTATTGCCTGAGAAGATGGCCGTTCCAAGGTTGGCCCCAAAGGTAACGGGGGCCGCCCCGCCAACCGTGACATTGCCCTGGAACTGGCTTGGCTGGTTATAGGCCGGCTGAAGGGTGCCCGCTGCCTGGTTGAAAACCGCGTTCCCAACAAAAATATCAGGAGCATTGTTGGCCAACCTAAAAACACCGCTACCGGTGTTCGTAAAGGTTGTTGTCCCATTAAAGGTATTCCCTCCATAATTGGAGTCGGTGTTGTTATCGGTTTTGGTAAAGGAGGCCGTCCCGTTGAAAACGGAATTTTGCAGGAAAACCCTCGGTGAGGAAACAACCAGGTTTCCGTTCCAGGTGGTGGCCCCGTTCAACCGGAAAAGGGCATTGCTTGTCAAAGTCAAATTTTGGGGCGTGGCCCCAACCTGGGTGAAGCGCTCCAGCCTCAGTTCGCCTTTGGTAAACCCGGCCCCGCCCACCGATATCGTTTTGGCGCTTGCCAAAGTAGACGTTCCCCCTGCATTTTCCGAAAAGTAAACCCCGCTGCCGTTGGTACTGCTTACCGTGATGTTGCCATTAAAGGAGTTGGCCCCATTAAAGGCCGCCCTGACATAAGAAGTACCGGTATTGGTAAAGGTGACATCGCCATTGTAAGTACTCCCCAAAGTCAATTCCAAAAGAATCTCTGCGCTGCCTGTGCTGGTGATGAACGTGGTGCCATTGAACAAGTTGTTGCCAATGGTCCTTAATGCCGCGGTGCCGTTATTGGCAATGGTGGCCGTTGACGCAAAAATATTGTTGCCAAGTCCTTGGTTGTACCCTGCCCCGGTCTTTTGCAACGTGGCGGTACCGTTGAAGGTCGCACCATCGAGGTACAATTGAGGGGCGCTGAAATTTACATTTCCGTTAAAAGTGGTGGTGGGGCCCATGCGCAGCCCGGCCATCCCGCCAAAAACAAGGTTCTGTGCAGTAGTGCCCACCTGGGTAAACCGATAGAGCCGCAGTTCGCCATCGGTGAACCCTATGCCCCCCACGCTTATTGCCTTGCCAGCGGCCAGGGTGGAGGTCCCGTTGGCACTGGTGCTGAAGTAAATGCCCTCACCAAAGGTGGAGTTCACAATAATGTTTCCGTTGAACACCGTGCCGGGTATGTTGTCCGCCATCCTAATGGACGATGGGCCCGTATTGGTCAGTGTGAGGTCGCCATTGAAAATATCCAACACGGACAAGCCGCTCCTTATGTACCCCGTGCCCGAATTGGCAATGGTGGTGGGGCCGTTAAAAACGTTGCCACCGCTGCTGTTGTCATTGGTGGCCCCGGTTTTTTCCAGGTAGCTGGTACCGTTGAACGTACAGCCATCCAAAGCTATCTGTGGTGCCCTGAAATCCAAATTCCCGTTAAATTGGGAAGTGGGC
Coding sequences within:
- a CDS encoding M24 family metallopeptidase — protein: MNKVPLIAICCLFMAIGSMAQYPTVLTQREQAKVIDELLDDRLQNLLPALMKREGFDMWIVMSREYNEDPVIKTLLPATWMAARRTTMLVMFDKGNEVEYLAVARYDVGKMFKRAWDPESQPDQWARLGKIIEERNPKKIGVNKAAIWGHADGLTSNDYDNLMKVLPKKLQGNVVSAEKLAVAWLETRSKKEMEIYPQICRIAHQIIAEGFSDQVIQPGATTTDDLVWWYREKIKELKLDTWFHPSVDIQRPGTLTENVIRPGDFLHVDFGITYLRLNTDTQEHAYILKPGETDAPEYLKAAFKKGNRLQDIFTNNFKVGKTGNQVLAESRAQAIAEGIVPSIYTHPIGYHGHAAGTTLGMWDAQGGVPDDGDYPLHLNTAYSIELNCMVNVPEWKKDVRIALEEDAYFHERGVNYIDGRQTEIIIVPKPLANVK
- a CDS encoding acyl-CoA thioesterase, whose product is MDKDQPKPVKHSQTTITELMIPSYANFGGKIHGGILLSLMDKVAFACASKHSGNYCVTVSVVGVEFLQPVEVGDLVSLLASVNFVGRTSMVVGIRVIAENVKLGVVKHTNTSYFTMVAKDESDKPTPVPPLLLEDKEEVKRFIEAMQMREIEGSIKEKLNDVKSRIEVDNATEILKNQRCVLGLKR
- a CDS encoding MATE family efflux transporter, producing the protein MLSQLSHVMVGVTDSIMVGHVGATSLAASSLANVIFNILMLFGIGVSYAITPLVATAHGDNDTDKINDTLRHGLMIALVNGVVLIVLVLLCRPLLYYIDQPEEVVQLAIPYLSILAFSLLPLLVFQSFRQFAEGLSNTRIAMIIMLGSVVLNVLLNYLLIYGRAGLPALGLNGAGWGSLASRTAMMVAIGAYIYFAKGFKLYRVGIVPGNYSSRLFKRLLNIGIPAGMQFIFEVAAFDFSAIMMGWLGTNSLAAHQIAINLATISYMTTSGLASAATIRVSHELGKRNFGKLKDVAYTLILIALVFMSCWAVLFILGRNFLPTIYIDNAEVIALASPLIVIAGFFQLSDGAQVVCTGALRGLQDVKVPSAFIFIAYWVIGLPLGYALGFKAGYGSVGIWYGLLIGLTLTALAMFIRFRRLLQTLPAKG
- a CDS encoding NUDIX hydrolase, whose protein sequence is MDKSKIKRWQALERREVYENPWIKLEEHQVVNPAGSRGIYGKVHFKNKAIGIVPLDENNHTWMVGQHRYTLGVWSWEIPEGGGPLSTGPLESAKRELKEETGLTAKAWTEIARVHLSNSVTDEEGIVFLAEGIEMGEPQLEDTEADLQLWKIPFEEALKMVCNGSITDSLSVIGILKLARLKGF
- a CDS encoding ribonuclease HII, which encodes MLKSSHTIDLVEAGCDEVGRGCLAGPVVAAAVILPKNYTHGSLNDSKQLNREEREELAREIQQDALSWAIAEVGNEEIDKTNILKASFKAMHLALGKLSTKPDLLLIDGNRFQPYGEFKFECIVKGDATYLSIAAASVLAKTYRDALMTKLSGQYPGYGWEHNVGYPTEEHRDGIRSLGITPYHRRSFQLLPSQLGLFT
- a CDS encoding NRDE family protein codes for the protein MCLIFISIHDHPQYKLIVAANRDEFYARKTAALSEWHDHPGIIGGRDLQAQGTWMAMAREGKIGMVTNYRDLKNIDPHAPTRGHLVTDYLIHGQGAEAYLKEVHLKASRYNGFSLVVGSADELFFYSNYQSKILKLGPGLYGLSNHLLDTPWPKVERGKKKMSVALSTPKVDPAVLFEVLRDEEVAPDSQLPNTGLDIGRERALSAMFIKSPNYGSRCSTVVLVDIENNVSYTERVYDTKTFDYKENTIKWKTAPLLYH